The DNA window TCAAATACATTATAAGTGAACAGCAGATATTTCATGAAATTCAATAACTCATAATCTGCAGAAACAAGGACAAAGAAATAATGAACTTTGACCAGAAGTTTATTTCctagttttgaattttactaACAAGAGCCCTTCCTTCTTGAATGGAGCTGAATTATCTACAAGAAGTTGAAGCAGAGAAAAAGAATTGTGTCTCAGCTTCTCGTAGCACACTAGCAcctagaaaaaacaaaaaaagtaaCTTCACTTGAGTTTGGCTCGGACTAACGTAAAGAAAAAGGGCTCTAGTAAGTTCTTCTTACTTCCACAACTTTCATCCCTTAGTTTGGGCCACTTTGACCTGGAAGCGAAGGTTAGAAAATAGATCTCAATGAACAGAAAATGACACTTAAAATCTGTTTGCATTTTACAGGTTTATCCAACTTCAGTGAGGGCAACTGGTGTTGGAAGTGCAACATCTATTGGAAGGATTGGTGGAATGATATGCCCTCTTGTAGCGGTTGGCTTAGTCAGGGATTGCCATCAAACAGCAGCAATTGTTCTTTTTGAGGCTGTGATACTTCTCACAGGATTCTGTATGCTTTTCTTACCTATAGAGACTGGTGGAAAAGGATTGAGTGACACCACAAGTTTGTTGAATGAGGAGTAGATTATCCTTTGCCATGACTGCAAGAGTTCATAATATCACAAAAGATTGGTAAATGCACCACTTGCATACCTGCTGGCAACAGACATTGATGGAAGAAAAAGATGACAATTTTTGCCCTCATCATGAATGATGGATTCTGAAGTTGATCACGATCCAAATTGACTTCCACCCTAGCTTTTATTGTTCTCTGTTAAAATCCCATGTTGGTAAAACATGTAtttgttccatttttcatcacCTAATAAACACGCATTACAATTTGCTTTGCCTATTTTGTTTAGGAATTTGATCTGAAAGATGGATTATGTCTGCAGCTGACTGCAACATTCTGTCTATAGAATTTCAGTGATCTTTCACCTTATTCTTGCGAAAAGCAATTTGCTAAAAATGTCCTCACAAGTTTGAAAAGAAACTTGTTATtcataatttttgttaaaaacacaaaaagatgTGGTTTTTACTTTTCCATAATTATTAAAGAACCATTAAAAGAATGAACATTCTTTTCTAcaaaatcaaatccaaaataaCTAGTTACCTTTCCAATCTTccccaaaatttttctaaaattgtaGACACTAAAACAGTTATGGACACTAACCACTACATATATCTGACTAATGATACAATTTTTCTGGGATTAATTGTAATTTGCACCCCtgtattatcattattttgCAGTTTTCATTGCTcgattgttgaaaattttgcaGTTTTTCTGGGACAGAGTTaagttgttgtttttttttaaagtaaagttAATTTTAAAGAATGTTTAAAtagtgaaaaataattaatattgaTGTATGCATTCACATGGCATGTATTTTATGCCTACTATCCTTACACATAATCAAGGTACTTAAGGCTTaaatatcattatcattactTGATAGAGCAATTATTGGACACATTTTACACTactgttattttgtcctaattttggctacttaCTGTGCTAAGAATTGAGATTTtgctcatatttcatatttgtatgaATTGTAGGTGGTTGGTGTAAAAAGTGCTTTCACGaggcaaatttccagaagactctCTATTTCATGACGTGCCCACGATAGAAACCGAAGAGTTACACCTAAAAGCCGGACCTGCGAGATTGGTAAAACAAGTGAAGCATCGGGAAACCAAGAGTGAATCGCGTGGGCCGCGGAGATGCAGAGGATCAAAACCCTTTTCAAAGGGAAGTAAAGTGCAGagtcttttgctttcttttcggCGGCTTCAACGAAGGCTAAAAGCCAGATTCACGTCTAATAAAGAGAGGAGCTCTTAGCTTCCTTAGGCATCAGacgtttctttttcttttgcggCGGCTTCAAAAGGCTAAAGAGCCAGAATCACGTGCAATCAGTTAGTTCTAGCTTGAGTTTCAATTTGGGTCAGACGtttgctttttctctctcaGCAGCAATTAGCAAAGCCAGATTCACGTCTAATTGATACATtagctttagttttcttttcccgTAGCGGTCAGACATTGTAGACTTCCGTTTGCTTTTTGGCTTTGACtcttctgcttttgctttggcATTATACAATTTTCGTTGGCTTTTGCGTTGTACTTTTCGGCTTCAGCCCGAACACCGACGCGGGGAAAAGGaagactttttcctttttcttcattgtttCAAATTCTTTGATGTTTGTGCGGATgtaatcaattaaatcacgcgAAATTGACACGATAAGGAGCGGGTAGTTTTCTCCTCTATCCAAAGGTCGACGTGAAGGCGCGGTTCATAATATTTATaagatctaatcgaatctttattatttcttccaacTTGTTGCTATTCGtacgtttcctgaattaattgttcatggatattttattaattgaatatcaacgaccgggtatttgatttaatttaataacctactgtcacattaactaaattgaatccgtaattattcGTTTAGTTGGTACCTAgtgacaaccaccataattggctttatgttggggaaatacaagatctaatttaaataaactctCTTAGcatgtttattggttagggttggattTTTCTAGCCTTAATGcaactggataattaaattcctacggtcgtactcagggttattttctggttagagaagcagtcaatgatcgtaccttgactgtcgaaaaaatAACGAAGAATTGgctgtcagagcttgttgatagctataaccaacctagtgacgaatgaatgaaatatcCTTGCATCggtgatcatttaattggaccgtgcctgaaaagttgatcctttgggtagaattttattgattgctatttttagtaaattgtacttgtggagttatcttttgaattttgtttattttattttcattttcatcccaTTAATCATCCCCCAATTTTATTCTATTGACTTGTAAATAAATAACTTCCTACCcgttccctgtggaatcgaccctacttgccattgtatgcGAACTtagtatttttatagacaattctggtatatcggatcaaacaaactcttcgggaatagggtgaatcaagtaacctattgcacacctagggttccgctccagtacttggatttgttctataattaattgtggtggtaattaggactttttagtaattattattgcacaggttcggcacctgtcattACTATATAAAAGGTATGATGAGTCTTGGCAACAGGGAGTGTAAATGTAAACATATTttgatcttagtttttgttatgTCTAAATTACCCTCATATCTTTTAATTAGAGTTATTGCATTTCAACCATGACACTGatataaaaaattgaaaagtttcaagaaattaCATCTAAAAAATGTTGTTACTTAAAATTAAAGGCTCTCCATATACAACTATATTCACCAATCATTTTTATTATCTCAAATTATTGTATGTGTTAAAATTATCTCCAATTATTATATTCCTATGCGTGATAATTAAAGTTAACTATATTTGATATACATATTGGTTTAGAAGAAAATCATGATATTAATAAGAAGACAAaacattataacaaattaatgAGAAAATAAAAGGTTAAATTGATGATTAACTTCACTATAATATGTTATATTGACTaagaaaacttcaaaaaaattatggataattataaaaaaatataacagaAAAGGTTTACAACTACTTGAATTGAACAAAATTTGTGTATCCAAATCATACTGTTTTAGTATGTATTTTGTTCAGGTTTTGTTGTATATACTAGTTTGACACAACATAGAAAATTTCCTCCCCTTATTATCACAATCCAAGAAAAATATGCAACAATTTAGTTTAGATATGATAATCTTCCATTTTGAGAGTTCAATAAACTTTTAATTGCTTTGTATATAATAAACATTTTCTACATGTAACAGTTGCTtgattttgttttattatatggTTTCTTAGTCAATATTATACCAACAACTTAGTTTAAATATAATAATCTTCCATTTTCAGAAATTTTTTAACTGTAAAATGCACAATAAACATTTTGTACAATTATCAATTATTTAATTTTGTTCATTACATAGTtctttagtttatattatgccAAGAATCATAGTTTTGTACagaaatttaatatattatatCTTAAAAAGATATATTCACGTGCAAAACACATGAGTTATTACTAGCAGTAGTGATAAAAGGATAAGATTGAGACTCTCACAACTAGTTAGAAATTTGTACTAAATTTTAAAGTCTCACAAATCATAAGTTCCGTCTAGCATTTAAACTACTATTATTTTTGGAATGGTGGATCTTTCCAATTACGACTATTATTTCGTGATGGAAACAataatgtgtttggattgctgaATTATTTCATCTAATATTTTGTTTGTATCatatacatattttttaatttacttttttatatttttaattatatttttatctcacatacatcacatcataaaaaaaattacagtaattatttcaaataatattttaaataatactctatccaaacagtTCAatacatcaaattattattatacatTTTTCTACGGAAACTCCACAGCTAGCAACTCCCGTGATAGCAATCAATGACTTTCGTTGGTTTCATGCCATTCGTTAGAAAGTTATGGGTCCCAAGGCAGTGAATgtctatgatttttttttttgttttttgtttttttgtccATGATGAATATTCTGCTCCCGAAAACAAAAAGTCGCGTACGCTCTTATGGGCCTATGACTCCCTGACTCTATTGGCTAATGATACACACATTTGGCAAAGTACAAGTGGACAACCTGTAAGAGAAGGACAGCTCCTGATCTTTGTTCAATTTATGTATTCAAGAACAAATTTGCTACGAAAGCATTAGAATCAGAATTGACTGATCAATTGTTAATTTGCCTTCTTCTTTTTCCATCCATTTGTCAAGAAGGGTGAGCCAAAATCCTGAAATTTGTTCTTCCACATGCAATTGAATTGAGACGCTCTTGAATAAAAATTGCTACTCTTGGCTTTTCTTGGTCAACCCATTAGAGATTTGGGACCATTCTCTCCAAGATTCATTCTTTATCGGTTTATTGAGGAAGggagggaatttttttttttttgggaacttCAAGTAAGAGATTTATTAGGGTTCAAGAGACTCGAGTCAAGAACATTGATTTTTAAGTTTAAGTGGGATTCTATTTCAGctgctttttttttcctggtAATAGCATCTATCGATGCATCCGCAGTTCGATCTTTTATTTCCTCCCTTAATGCTTCCAGTAGAACGAACAATCTATTACTTCTGGTGATGTTCAGGAGCTCTGTAACATGTCCTGTGTAATGGCTTCTGTTAGATATTTTTAGGTGGATATATCATGAATATTGAAACTGTTGCATTGGAATCCTAGTAGACAAGTACATATTATCTTTCTAAAGCCATTGTTCAGTTCATGAATTGTTAAGGTCAAAGAGGCTATTGAACAAATTAATATTGACAACTGAATCAGCTGTTTAGGTCAGAAAATATGCTTTTGAACGACTTGATTGAACTTCTGCTTTCTTGTCTTTGTAGGATTCTATATTTGCTATTTAAACCAGTTTAAAATGTGAAGCTTCCTCCTCTCTTCTGTATAGTTACAGATTTATCTCTTTTCAGGTGTTGTGGAGGATTATTACTTGAAAAGAATTTGAGGCTACGTAAATTGTCTCTCTCATTACTGCTATTATTGCTTCTAATCTTTACAGGCTTAGTGCAATTTTTGGAGGCCCGTTCCTGATTGCTAAGTGGTGTTGCATGCagagaaaataaatttttcacGGTAAAGAAGTTGCAACTTTGATGATGCTTTTGGAGTCTTCTTTTCGTAGTTTTCACCTAACCTGAAATTGTCACTTCTTAAAATTGTTTCTATTTTgttattgttttactttgaaTTGTAAAAGCTTTACAGTACATGGAGGAATTCCAGACTAGTACCACAGATACTGAAGTAACACAATGGAgcttcaatttttttcttcttcctgaAATCTCGTTCCAACTTCCAAGCATATTTTTACAGAAAAATAGTTTGAGTTCCAAGTGCAGATTGCCAGTGCTTTGGGTAGGCAGCCCAAATTGTAAGATCATAAACCAAGCTCAAGTTGTACATCTTTAAGTCAAGCGACTGACGGTTTAACTCATCAACAGCTTGAACTTTTGTTGCTGACTTGCAGCACCTTTTTCCGGCCCTCAGGTGTTAAAAAGTAACAGAAATGATGCCTTAAATATTGTCATTGTAAAGGGCAAAAAGTCATCAGCTTGAAATGTGCATGAGTggtatcaaatttttcaaaatgtgTTGCAACATTTTAGGGTACAGTTTCAAGCTCAAGTATGCGGCACTGGACCTCTGTATACACACTGAACTACTGTAACAACATAATGCATTCATATAACATACATTTCAGCAGCTAAGTCTACTGATTCTTAAGCACTGAAAGAAAAGCTAGCCTAGCTTTGCATGCAGCAACGAAAAATTCTCAATTTGTTTCTTCCTCTTGCCGAGTGTACTGCTGATATTCTATGCTAATTGGCTTTTAGATGGGAGATCCAAGCTCTGTACATACAGTGGATGAAGCCCTTTCGACTATTGGTTTCGGAAATTTCCAGACGGTTTTGCTTCTTTATGGTGCACTTGGATGGGTTGCAGAAGCAATGGAATTGATGATTCTCTCCTTCATTGGACCTGTACTTCAGTCTGAATGGGGACTCTCTTCTAGTAAAGAAAGCCTCATATCAACAGTTGTTTTTGCTGGCATGTTGATTGGCGCATATTTGTGGGGTCATATATCAGACAACTGGGGAAGAAAGTAGGCATTCTTTACTCCCCTCCCTATCTCTTCGAGTCTCAAAATTTTATACTACTTCTGAGCTTCATTCCTGAAGTGATAGGATTTCTGTTCCTttatattcttttcttttttggcaaaGCATTTAGTCTTCCAATAGTGGTTGACTTAATACCAACAATTCGCAGTGTGCTATAGATCTTGCAATGTACTGTTTGTTGTAAACTTTGATTTTGTTCACTTCCTTCGGCTTTGCTTGCCTTTTCTACCATTTCTAGGAAGGGATTTCTTGGGGCAGCTATACTTAGTGCCGGTGCTGGACTGTTGAGCGCTTTCTCACCAAATTACATAACATTCGTCACTTGTCGATTTTTTGCTGGGATTGGTTTAGCAGCTGGATACTTATTTACATCATGGTTCTTAGAGTTTGTCCCTACTTCAAACAGAGGTTCTTGGATGATGATTTTCTCAAGTTTCTGGACAGTTGGAACAATATTTGAAGCTTCTCTTGCATGGGTGTGCCTATATTTCTAAATTCTTTTAGTCAAAtgctttttctcttttgttgtTTACCTTCTTACGTTCTATCTGTTTGAGGTTAAACATAACGATTTTCTATATTCTACTTGCTGTGACAAGCTTAGATTGGGTGAAATGTATTATACTCTCCTTCTAACCTTACAACCTATAACCACCAAGGAATTGTTCTCTCCTTGCAAGATTGAGAAGGTTAGTGGGAAAAGTTTTCTTCCCAGTATCCTGATTTTACATTAGGAGGGAAACTTGACCTAAATCTAACAAAGGTGCCTAAGCTTCAAAGTACTTGATTTGCTAATGTCCAATGCTCCTTGAATCCTATCTATGGCCACAAGTATTACACGcctcaaaaaagaaaagaaagggaggGCAATGCATGATCTCTGAATAAATAAAAACGACCTTTAGAATATAGACTTCCCCCTTCATCAGTTGTGGATTAATCAGGCTTTACAGTATCAAAGTTCTGATGTGTATTCACCTCCTTTCTTGCAGTTTGTCTTGCCAAGATGGGGATGGAGGTTGCTACTTGTGCTGTCTTCTGTGCCATATTTTCTTGTGCTTCTGTTTTACAAATGTGTACCCGAGTCTCCACGGTATCTAAGTGCAAAAGGTAGACTGAAAGAAGCACATGAAATTTTGGAGAAAGCAGCACAGCTTAACCGAATGAAACTTCCCTCTGATACCCTTGTTTCTGATCAAGTACAGAACTTGGATGAAGGATTGTCTCTTGTGGAAGAGACACAGTTGCTTTCCTCTTCGCAGAACGAACTACTTGAACCTAGAAATAGATGCCGGCCGCCAACCCTACTTTCACTcttttcacaaaaatatatcAGAACAACTCTTCTACTGTGGTTTTTATATTTTGCAAACACATTCTCATATTATGGCGTTATATTGCTGACTTCTCAGCTCAGCTCCATGACAAATAAATGCGGATCAATCACCTTCCTTTCAGTGGGAAGCCAGGATTCTCGCCTTTATATAAATGTCTTTCTTACAAGTTTGGCAGGTAGAAATTTTGATTTTACCACACATTTTTTATGATTAGCTTAATAGTTGGCAATTGGGGGTTATCATGACTTGAAGTTGTTCTGTTCTTCAGAGGTTCCTGGACTTGTTTTAGCAGCATTTATAGTGGACAGAGTCGGTCGCAAAGTCTCCATGGTGATCATGTTTACTCTAGGTTTCATACTCCTATTTCCACTAGTAGCCCAACAAAATGGAGTATTGACTACAGCTTTGTTGTTTGGAGCACGCATGTTTGTTTCAGCTACCTTTGAAGTTGCTTGTGTTTATGCCCCGGAGGTAAGTCTTTGGCCAGCCTCCCTCTGTAAACATGAATATTTATTCCATGTGAAGTATCTCTGTCCCCTTGAATGTTCTGCTAAGCACACTAAGAAACACACAAGCAAATCAAATGCCCTTTCAGGGCGCTCTTATTCTTGATTTCATATCAGTAACATTTCATTGTGAGGGGCATGGCATGGTGATGATATCTGATATGAGTCTTCGACTCCTCGTTTCGCAGAAGGGTACATTGAAACAAGTATTTGGTAGTGATTTTTGCATGGATCCATGTGAAATTTTGATATAAAGTTTCTCGATTCATACATTTTGTTAATACCCTTCTTGTCAATCTATGCTGTTCTTGGCCATTGCAACATAAACACTACAATCCTGGGTAGTTCTTGTTAATAGTTGGGTGGTTCTAATTGCCATCTTTTCACATCCTGATTACAGTTCAATCCATATTATTGTTCACAATCCTTCTTTGTTGGCAGGTATATCCTACTGATATCAGAGCAAGTGCCGTCGGGCTTACAACTTCTATGGGAAGAATTGGTGGCATGCTATGCCCTCTTGTTGCCGTTGCGTTGGTCAGTGATTGCCATCAAACAGCAGCAGTTTTTCTGATCTTGGCAATGATATTTCTTTCAGCACTCTCTGTCGCATTTTTGCCATTTGAAACAGGGGGAAGAGACTTGTCTGAGTCCGTGCATCAGCCCGTAGTTGAATAGATGGCCGAACTCTTTAAGAATGTGTGGTGTTGTAGCCTCAATAAATTTTCATTTGGGCAAAATATGTTTTTCTTAGTTGCCATCAGTAAGTCCCTGTTGTCTGTTATCTCCCTGTGCTCCTATTACTTCAGACTTGAAAGTAGTTTAGGATTTTGGATCCCTGTTTGTTCTCGTCTTTCTATACTACCATAACGTTGAGACTTGAAAGCAGTTCAGAATTCATACGTCTGCAGTACTTTTCCTTCTCAAACAGGGTAAATGTTCTTATTCCTGGTACAAAATCCTCACTGCCCAGCTACGACCACGACCACcaccaaccccccccccccccccctccttcAAAAAACAACAAAACCGAAAAAGAAGAGCAAATTTTCTGTTATCATTTGAGCATACAACAGAAGAACATATAAGAAGCGCTATCATAGAAAGAagaaagttcaaaattttgcaGCTACTGTTATTCAAAAATCATTATCTAATCTTACAAAGATTATACACGTTTCAGATGCTCTTAACAGCAGATGTGCATCACCTTGCGGCCTCTGCTCTACTGCAATTGGTTTCTTCCTGATCTCTTACAGTGTGTAGACACTTCTAAGCCTGGCTAAAAGTACgcaaggaaaaatgaaagtacaAGAAAAGCCTATACTCTCAATCCCACCTGGTGTAGTAGAGCAATCCCTCTCTGAGAAATACAATGTTAAGATACATCCTAGAAAGCTCAGTTGATCTTGGGCTTTGGTCTTCTTGGTCTTAAAATGACCCAGAGTACGACAAGGACGATCAAAAAAGCAGGAACGGTTGTCACGTCAAATTCAACCTTAACTTTCCTCTGCCTTGTGCAATGAATTGGGTGGAGAGTGGCAAGAGTTGAATTTACGTAATCGGCAAAACTGCAAGAGGAGGAATATCATATTCAGTGAATCAGTGAACATGAACGAGAGAGGAGAAAATCTAAATGTGCGACGTTCTGGTGAAAACTCTTAACCTCCTTTGTGTAAATCCATTAGCTGTCAAAAACTTTTGCTAGCTTAGAAAGAGAAAAAGTTTATAACAGTGACATCTATGTGTTCAGTGAATTCCATCCATAGCAGCAGCCCATTTCCTCCCTCAAGCAAATCTCAATTTCAAAAGCTGAAATGTATGTACTCAAACAACCATTCACAGTTCATCATTAAGACGTTCAACATCAATGCTCACCCTTTTGATGCATCCTCCAGTGTATTAAGTAGTCCCATGGCATTGTCATACCGTAGTTCTGCAGTGACGGttgaaatctgaaaaaaaaaaaaatttatgtgtAACTTTGAGAACGGTCCTAAATACTTGGCTTTGAGAAAACTAGAAATAGAATTGACGATATTGCTGAATTAAATTGCATGGCACATACTCTTCTCCATAGGCTAACGACATAGTTATATTTGTTCACCAACTCACGCTCCATAGATTGAAAGGCCTTGAAAGTCTGTTCCGCTGGTTGCTTGTTAAGTGTTCAACAAATTGGGTAACCGATAATACAGGAATCTTTCACActaaaagtaaggaaaaagTTATTTGAGCAGAATTCCAGGGCTTCTGCTTTTTTGTCAAGTTCCAAAATGCCCATTCTGACacgaaaatgaagaaaaaagaacCTGCAAACTATAGCCAGCAGTCCCGTTTTGCAATAATAAGACATCAGTGTagcagaagaaaaaaaaaaactttttcaaTAAATTCTCTGAAGGCATAGCGGGCTATACTCACAAAGCTTATTGCCAGGCAGATCTTAACGAATgaatttattttgttggattaaTATGAACTAAACATTACCATGAAGAAAGGATACATGTACGCTCGACAACAAGAAGATGGATTGCAGAATTAACAATTTGTATTGACTCCTCAAGAGTTGTGAGTAT is part of the Coffea eugenioides isolate CCC68of chromosome 6, Ceug_1.0, whole genome shotgun sequence genome and encodes:
- the LOC113775846 gene encoding organic cation/carnitine transporter 7-like: MGDPSSVHTVDEALSTIGFGNFQTVLLLYGALGWVAEAMELMILSFIGPVLQSEWGLSSSKESLISTVVFAGMLIGAYLWGHISDNWGRKKGFLGAAILSAGAGLLSAFSPNYITFVTCRFFAGIGLAAGYLFTSWFLEFVPTSNRGSWMMIFSSFWTVGTIFEASLAWFVLPRWGWRLLLVLSSVPYFLVLLFYKCVPESPRYLSAKGRLKEAHEILEKAAQLNRMKLPSDTLVSDQVQNLDEGLSLVEETQLLSSSQNELLEPRNRCRPPTLLSLFSQKYIRTTLLLWFLYFANTFSYYGVILLTSQLSSMTNKCGSITFLSVGSQDSRLYINVFLTSLAEVPGLVLAAFIVDRVGRKVSMVIMFTLGFILLFPLVAQQNGVLTTALLFGARMFVSATFEVACVYAPEVYPTDIRASAVGLTTSMGRIGGMLCPLVAVALVSDCHQTAAVFLILAMIFLSALSVAFLPFETGGRDLSESVHQPVVE